A window of Hugenholtzia roseola DSM 9546 contains these coding sequences:
- a CDS encoding Rpn family recombination-promoting nuclease/putative transposase has product MSKINPKIDLVFKKLFGSEENKDILLSLINAILPAEQQVATITLKNPYNVSDYAEGKLTILDIKAEDERGNLYDIEMQLKGSNFYGKRTLYYWAKMFGSQMDYLTQEEQERKKRKTYSELHKCIVISL; this is encoded by the coding sequence ATGAGCAAAATCAATCCGAAAATAGATTTAGTTTTCAAAAAACTTTTTGGTTCAGAGGAAAATAAAGACATTTTACTGTCTTTGATAAACGCTATTTTGCCCGCAGAACAGCAGGTAGCCACTATTACGCTAAAAAATCCCTACAATGTTTCCGACTATGCCGAGGGCAAACTTACGATTTTAGACATTAAGGCAGAGGACGAGCGCGGCAATTTGTACGATATAGAGATGCAACTAAAAGGGTCAAATTTTTATGGGAAACGTACTTTGTATTATTGGGCAAAAATGTTTGGTTCGCAGATGGATTATCTGACCCAAGAAGAGCAGGAGAGGAAAAAGCGGAAGACCTATTCCGAACTTCACAAATGTATCGTTATTAGCTTAAT
- the cas9 gene encoding type II CRISPR RNA-guided endonuclease Cas9 (Cas9, originally named Csn1, is the large, multifunctional signature protein of type II CRISPR/Cas systems. It is well known even to general audiences because its RNA-guided endonuclease activity has made it a popular tool for custom editing of eukaryotic genomes.), producing MNQKGYFVLGLDVGTNSLGWALLDLVSQKIIAASVAVFAAGKNKTPTGKEESRNAVRRLKRGMRRQFFRRRQRKAALLEALQILGWIEKDLPKQGKAWEKWLALCPYQLRAEALERKLTLEELARVFYNLALKRGFKSNRKALSEEEGSKKEEDTETKKTTKKAKSDKKEDAKPSMEEMLGATRKALAEGGFQTLGQYLYSLQKIESPQAAGLKPKIRGNHRAERKLYQEEFDRIWQAQVGFFAAQEIDLNQHSRFEDVIEKVVAGRFQNEVRSKGLAYLFKEYLVFFQRPLKSSRHLIGKCTLFPTKKRAAMSHPLYQKFRIWDKLAHIRLTGAGMQNEPLSMDDRHKIVQKLETVEKQTIKQILKLIDKSDYQTNFKETDIVMGNKTALKMRKIFDPPKPAAKNAKNRKERNQLFGIVPQSEEADFYQSWDSFSEEEQIEIWNAIENIAQDNEWLAEYARKKWQLSEERIQILKKTHFEAPYGRLSVKALRQILPYMENEGMDFSNACAAIGLSHSEGIGAQNQDFLGEVPNLRNPLVQRSLSVIKKVVNEIIKKYGKPNEIHIELARELKLPLQAREKIDKQNRDRAAEHERIKDTLQNDFKIISPSRQDIIKYKLWKECDETCPYTGDKIRKSELFSHTYEVEHIIPYSRSLDDSFGNKTLCRTDFNRKKANLTPYEMKEKGLIKAPEYEAMLERVRNFKPFSAKKFQRFTKNITDFTEGFENRQLTDTAYIGTETRKYMLQIAEKETDVILTNGGTTAELRRLWGFNSILKDEETDEKKRDDHRHHLIDAIVIALTNRSLIKRLADENQVSDKLKALLSTKDQDKRFSYPKGWESLRHEVKEVAENALVYHHFRKRKRGTLHDDSLYGRAYLPFSGKPKEDEKGQPYYTIRKKVEALTIPELSKIADKTIRLMVFQKLEEGGISKEVLDNLKEIDKRENTLRKKLKKESPPNYEERAEPKTTMERIKEVLQNLSLPSKNPYFQSVPIKKLRIQNPENTFVFVKGRKAYVAPNGNHHLCIIEKADGKRRAEMITRFAANTRKGETFAPPPLAKGEKLLMTLMLNELLLVESPALSLEGLDLETANKQLLNQHLYRVKKMSGVTITMRHYLSAKDDSTVFSKSSNELKARKVRISPTGEISWA from the coding sequence ATGAACCAGAAAGGCTATTTTGTATTAGGCTTAGATGTAGGCACAAATTCTTTGGGTTGGGCTTTGCTCGACCTTGTGAGTCAAAAAATTATCGCCGCTTCGGTGGCGGTCTTTGCGGCAGGCAAAAACAAAACCCCAACGGGTAAAGAAGAGTCGCGCAATGCCGTTAGGCGTTTGAAGCGCGGCATGCGTAGGCAGTTTTTTCGCCGCCGTCAGCGCAAAGCCGCCCTTTTAGAGGCACTTCAAATTTTGGGCTGGATAGAAAAAGACTTGCCAAAACAAGGGAAGGCTTGGGAAAAATGGCTTGCTCTCTGCCCCTATCAGTTAAGAGCTGAAGCCTTAGAACGCAAACTTACTTTGGAAGAGTTGGCACGTGTTTTCTACAATTTAGCCCTTAAAAGAGGCTTTAAAAGCAATAGAAAAGCCCTTTCCGAAGAAGAAGGTAGCAAAAAAGAGGAGGATACAGAAACAAAAAAAACAACAAAGAAAGCAAAATCGGATAAAAAAGAAGATGCCAAACCTTCAATGGAGGAGATGCTGGGTGCTACCCGAAAAGCCTTAGCAGAGGGCGGTTTCCAAACCTTAGGACAATACCTTTATAGCCTGCAAAAAATAGAAAGCCCACAGGCAGCAGGGCTAAAACCCAAAATCAGAGGCAATCATCGAGCCGAGCGCAAACTCTATCAAGAAGAATTTGATAGAATATGGCAGGCACAGGTAGGATTTTTTGCAGCACAGGAAATAGACCTCAACCAACATTCGCGCTTTGAAGACGTGATAGAAAAAGTAGTGGCAGGCAGGTTTCAAAACGAAGTGCGAAGCAAAGGATTGGCGTATCTTTTTAAAGAATACCTCGTTTTTTTCCAACGCCCTCTAAAATCGAGCCGACACCTTATCGGGAAATGTACCCTTTTTCCTACCAAAAAAAGAGCGGCAATGAGTCACCCTTTGTACCAAAAGTTTAGAATTTGGGATAAGTTGGCACACATTCGCCTTACGGGGGCAGGTATGCAAAACGAACCCCTTTCGATGGACGACCGCCACAAAATAGTCCAAAAACTCGAAACGGTAGAAAAGCAAACCATCAAACAAATTTTGAAATTGATAGATAAAAGCGACTATCAAACCAATTTCAAAGAAACCGACATCGTGATGGGCAACAAGACGGCTTTGAAGATGCGCAAAATCTTCGACCCGCCTAAGCCCGCTGCCAAAAATGCAAAAAACAGAAAAGAGCGAAACCAACTTTTCGGAATAGTGCCACAGTCCGAAGAAGCGGACTTTTATCAGTCGTGGGATTCTTTTTCCGAAGAAGAGCAAATCGAGATTTGGAACGCGATAGAAAACATTGCCCAAGACAACGAATGGCTTGCCGAGTACGCACGCAAGAAGTGGCAACTTTCGGAAGAGCGGATTCAGATTTTGAAAAAGACCCACTTCGAAGCTCCTTATGGGCGATTGAGTGTCAAGGCTTTGCGCCAAATTTTGCCCTACATGGAAAATGAAGGCATGGATTTTTCTAACGCCTGCGCTGCTATCGGTTTGAGCCATAGCGAAGGCATAGGAGCGCAAAACCAAGACTTTTTGGGCGAAGTGCCTAATTTGCGCAATCCGCTGGTGCAACGGTCTTTGTCGGTGATAAAAAAAGTAGTCAATGAGATTATCAAAAAATACGGCAAACCTAATGAAATTCATATCGAGCTGGCAAGGGAGCTAAAATTGCCTTTACAAGCGCGTGAAAAAATAGACAAGCAAAATAGAGACCGCGCCGCCGAACATGAACGCATCAAAGATACTTTGCAAAATGATTTCAAAATCATATCACCTTCGCGCCAAGATATTATCAAATACAAGCTATGGAAAGAGTGTGACGAAACTTGTCCCTATACAGGCGATAAGATTAGAAAAAGCGAACTTTTTTCGCACACCTACGAAGTGGAGCATATCATACCCTACTCACGCTCGCTTGATGATTCTTTTGGCAATAAGACCCTCTGCCGCACCGATTTCAACCGCAAAAAGGCAAATCTTACGCCCTACGAAATGAAAGAAAAAGGGCTAATAAAAGCACCCGAATACGAGGCAATGCTGGAGCGTGTCCGAAATTTCAAACCTTTTTCGGCTAAAAAATTCCAACGTTTTACCAAAAATATTACCGACTTTACAGAAGGTTTCGAAAACCGACAGCTCACCGATACGGCTTATATTGGCACAGAAACACGCAAGTATATGCTGCAAATTGCAGAAAAAGAAACCGATGTTATCCTAACCAATGGCGGCACTACTGCCGAACTGCGCCGACTTTGGGGCTTCAATTCTATCCTCAAAGACGAGGAAACAGATGAAAAAAAGCGTGACGACCACCGTCATCATCTTATTGATGCCATTGTCATAGCCCTGACGAATCGCTCTCTTATCAAACGATTAGCAGACGAAAATCAGGTTAGCGATAAGCTAAAAGCCCTATTAAGCACAAAAGACCAAGACAAGCGATTTTCCTACCCCAAAGGTTGGGAGAGTTTGCGCCACGAGGTAAAAGAGGTTGCCGAAAATGCCCTTGTCTATCACCATTTCCGCAAGCGCAAACGCGGCACTTTGCACGACGATTCGCTTTATGGTAGAGCCTATCTGCCTTTTAGCGGCAAGCCCAAAGAAGATGAAAAGGGGCAGCCCTATTACACCATACGCAAAAAAGTGGAGGCACTTACCATTCCCGAACTCTCTAAAATTGCTGATAAAACCATTCGCCTGATGGTCTTTCAAAAATTAGAAGAGGGGGGAATTAGCAAAGAGGTTTTGGATAACCTTAAAGAAATTGATAAGCGGGAAAACACGCTGCGCAAAAAACTCAAAAAAGAAAGCCCCCCCAATTACGAAGAAAGAGCTGAACCCAAAACCACAATGGAGCGCATCAAAGAGGTGCTGCAAAACCTAAGCCTGCCTTCTAAAAACCCCTATTTTCAAAGCGTGCCTATCAAAAAACTGCGCATACAAAACCCTGAAAATACCTTTGTTTTTGTAAAAGGGCGAAAGGCATACGTTGCACCCAATGGCAATCACCACCTTTGCATTATAGAAAAAGCCGATGGAAAAAGGCGGGCAGAGATGATTACGCGCTTTGCTGCCAATACTCGAAAAGGCGAAACCTTTGCCCCACCGCCCTTAGCAAAAGGCGAAAAACTGCTCATGACGCTGATGCTCAATGAATTGCTTTTGGTAGAAAGCCCCGCCCTTTCGCTCGAAGGCTTGGATTTGGAAACAGCAAATAAGCAGTTGCTCAATCAGCATCTATATAGGGTAAAGAAAATGAGTGGAGTTACAATTACAATGCGGCACTACCTATCAGCAAAAGATGATAGTACCGTTTTTAGCAAAAGTAGTAACGAGTTGAAGGCTCGCAAAGTCAGGATTTCGCCCACAGGTGAAATTTCTTGGGCTTGA
- the cas1 gene encoding type II CRISPR-associated endonuclease Cas1 has product MIKQIVYISQSQRLFTQNSQLLIADPKNGTVLKQMPIEELGFLVLDHAQIQISMVAIEKLLTENVALVFCNEKHLPIGLTLPLEANTLQNERFRAQIEASESLKKQLWKQVVEAKILNQAALLEKWQSEKVAEKLLFLAKSVKSGDAQNAEAQAARLYWQHIFLPYCPDFVRERFGLPPNHLLNYGYTLLRAAMARALVGAGLLPTLGIFHHNRYNAYCLADDMMEAYRPWVDDWVCQKVAHNDFESELKTEHKKAALEVLFADVKLGKETKPLMLALSATAASLQKCFEGTVKKLSLPKW; this is encoded by the coding sequence ATGATAAAACAAATTGTCTATATCAGTCAATCTCAGCGGCTTTTTACACAAAATAGCCAACTGCTTATTGCAGACCCCAAAAATGGAACTGTTTTAAAACAAATGCCGATAGAAGAATTGGGATTTTTGGTTTTAGACCATGCCCAAATTCAGATATCGATGGTGGCAATAGAAAAACTACTTACCGAAAATGTAGCCCTTGTTTTTTGTAACGAAAAACATCTACCTATCGGACTTACGCTGCCTTTGGAAGCAAATACGCTACAAAATGAGCGTTTTAGGGCGCAAATAGAAGCCAGCGAAAGCCTCAAAAAACAACTTTGGAAGCAGGTAGTAGAAGCCAAAATCCTGAATCAGGCAGCTCTCTTAGAAAAGTGGCAGTCGGAAAAAGTAGCCGAAAAGTTACTTTTTTTAGCCAAAAGCGTAAAAAGTGGGGACGCGCAAAATGCAGAAGCACAAGCAGCACGCCTCTATTGGCAGCATATTTTTTTGCCTTATTGTCCCGATTTTGTGCGTGAGCGTTTCGGACTGCCCCCTAATCATTTGCTTAACTATGGCTATACGCTCCTGCGAGCGGCGATGGCACGTGCCTTAGTGGGGGCAGGCTTGCTACCAACTTTGGGCATTTTTCACCATAATAGATATAACGCCTACTGTTTGGCAGATGATATGATGGAAGCCTATCGCCCTTGGGTAGATGACTGGGTTTGTCAGAAGGTAGCCCACAATGATTTTGAAAGCGAACTAAAAACAGAGCATAAAAAAGCCGCTTTGGAGGTACTTTTTGCAGATGTAAAGCTCGGCAAAGAAACCAAACCGCTGATGCTTGCTCTTTCTGCTACGGCGGCTTCCCTGCAAAAATGTTTTGAAGGCACTGTCAAAAAGCTATCACTACCCAAATGGTGA
- the cas2 gene encoding CRISPR-associated endonuclease Cas2 yields MKNNRLNKYRIMWLFVLFDLPMQTKKERRNYALFRKKILKEGYGQFQFSVYYRHCASREVAEMHLKRLESFLPPKGKISVLTFTDKQFGMIKHFHSAEYEKPPTKTPPQLHMF; encoded by the coding sequence ATGAAAAACAACCGTTTAAACAAATACCGTATTATGTGGCTTTTTGTACTTTTCGATTTGCCTATGCAGACCAAAAAGGAGCGTAGGAATTATGCCCTTTTCCGAAAAAAAATATTGAAAGAAGGGTACGGACAATTTCAATTTTCGGTCTATTATCGCCATTGCGCCTCGCGCGAAGTGGCAGAAATGCACCTCAAACGTTTGGAAAGTTTTTTACCGCCCAAAGGAAAAATTAGCGTCCTGACTTTTACAGATAAACAGTTTGGTATGATAAAGCATTTTCACTCGGCAGAGTATGAAAAGCCCCCTACCAAAACACCACCGCAACTGCACATGTTTTAA
- a CDS encoding Do family serine endopeptidase — protein MRFFFALVLAAILGGGVSLFTYTYFVRPQTQVSSLNPDASGNFLTTSFPNPMGNPSGTENFVAAAEKATPAVVHIRTFGKVSNRTRGNYYMMEELFKQFFGEEMPNREREQGGGAQERPLSSGSGVIVDAKGFIVTNNHVIEGADRIDVVMDDRRSFEATLIGKDPTTDLAVLKIEPKEDLPFLSFGNSDQVRVGEWVLAVGNPFDLTSTVTAGIVSAKGRNINILRRNDGMGIESFIQTDAAVNPGNSGGALINTNGELIGINTAIATNTGSYAGYSFAVPANLARKVVSDLKEYGAVQRALLGIRIAEITSELAQEKDLNSTKGVYVAEVNAASGAAEAGLKEGDVLKKIDGVEVNTPAELQERVARKRPGEKIKVLYERSGKAYEAMVELKNAIGTTEIIKNDASVSLFIPNIGAEVAALTDDEAERFGRKGLKVKELKDGKFKEAQIPEGFVITHIDKKPVTTPAELVGLLRENTGGGLLIEGFFPNGRRGFFAIGI, from the coding sequence ATGCGATTCTTTTTCGCCCTTGTCTTAGCAGCTATCTTAGGGGGCGGCGTTTCACTCTTTACCTATACCTATTTTGTAAGACCACAGACCCAAGTTTCAAGCCTCAACCCAGATGCGTCGGGCAATTTCCTAACAACGAGTTTCCCCAATCCGATGGGCAACCCCAGCGGAACAGAAAATTTTGTGGCGGCGGCAGAAAAAGCTACCCCTGCGGTGGTGCATATCCGCACCTTTGGCAAGGTAAGCAACCGCACGCGCGGCAATTATTATATGATGGAAGAGCTTTTCAAGCAATTTTTTGGTGAGGAGATGCCCAATCGTGAGCGCGAACAAGGGGGAGGCGCACAGGAGCGTCCGCTTTCTTCGGGTTCGGGTGTGATTGTAGATGCCAAAGGTTTTATCGTAACCAACAACCACGTCATCGAGGGGGCAGACCGCATTGATGTTGTCATGGACGACCGCCGCAGTTTCGAGGCTACGCTCATTGGCAAAGACCCAACGACAGATTTAGCCGTTTTGAAGATAGAACCCAAAGAAGATTTGCCCTTCCTTTCTTTCGGCAATTCCGACCAAGTGCGGGTAGGCGAATGGGTATTGGCGGTAGGCAATCCCTTCGACCTGACCTCCACCGTTACGGCAGGTATCGTGAGTGCAAAGGGTAGGAACATCAATATTTTGAGGCGCAACGACGGCATGGGCATCGAGTCTTTTATCCAGACCGACGCGGCAGTGAATCCGGGCAATAGTGGCGGCGCACTTATCAATACCAACGGCGAACTTATCGGTATCAATACCGCCATCGCGACTAACACAGGCTCTTATGCAGGTTATTCCTTTGCTGTGCCTGCAAATTTGGCAAGAAAAGTAGTTTCCGATTTGAAAGAGTACGGCGCAGTACAACGCGCTCTTTTGGGTATTCGCATTGCCGAAATCACTTCTGAATTGGCACAAGAAAAGGATTTGAACTCCACTAAGGGCGTTTATGTAGCAGAGGTAAATGCCGCTTCGGGTGCAGCCGAGGCAGGACTCAAAGAGGGCGATGTCCTCAAAAAAATAGATGGTGTCGAGGTCAATACCCCTGCTGAATTGCAGGAGCGCGTCGCACGCAAGCGTCCGGGCGAAAAAATCAAGGTCTTATACGAGCGTTCGGGCAAGGCGTATGAGGCGATGGTAGAGCTAAAAAATGCTATCGGCACAACCGAAATTATCAAAAATGACGCTTCCGTTTCGCTTTTCATTCCCAATATCGGGGCAGAGGTTGCCGCCCTGACAGATGACGAAGCAGAAAGATTTGGGCGCAAAGGGCTGAAAGTAAAGGAGTTGAAAGATGGAAAGTTTAAAGAAGCCCAGATTCCCGAAGGTTTCGTTATCACCCACATAGACAAGAAACCCGTAACGACACCTGCCGAATTAGTAGGGCTGCTGCGTGAAAACACAGGCGGCGGCTTGCTCATAGAAGGCTTCTTCCCCAACGGCAGACGCGGATTTTTCGCTATCGGAATTTAA
- the ppk1 gene encoding polyphosphate kinase 1 — MLPLEKIQEIIQESNYISRDLSWIQFNYRVLDQAKKERRSLLERLKFIAIAASNLDEFFMIRVGSLYNYLDYNKQRNDFSNLREEPFRQTLYAQCQEFKENLYAYFIENLVSKFADSGFSILTTLEDLSEQEREKVRDYFHATIFPMLTPMVYDNHHTFPILMNKILVLGIVTKGRNESSSEANNRKASFVQIPQNLPRFFEIERNSGEIVFIPIELIIRNYLDMIFRNVEISSVTLFRITRNGDFSLEENDDLEVDVLQELKSKLKTRKTGRVVRLEIEQGNYSTWLLRLLKSRWDIDDANIFEIPYLLDLTSLWQIVRNKDLSSDIKKMPSAVAPLALQIQTEGDIFQKIKRRDLLLHHPYNSFEPVLHLLEEAAEDPDVLAIKITIYRLAKDSRITNALLRAAENGKNVAVLFEVKARFDEENNIREAQRLQQAGCFVIYGISNVKTHTKLMLIVRKEKDRVVRYVHMSSGNYNEDTARLYTDVSLLSTKEIYAQDISEFFNAITGHSVPEQYRQLITAPNLMRKKLINLIENEKNNALQGLPSGICIKINSLQDQEFCDALYSASQAGVPIELIVRGVCCLRPKRKGLSENIAVRSIVGDFLEHARLFYFHNAGEPLVYGGSADAMVRSFDRRIESLFQIIEPQARQEAISILAYNLMDNQNSYLMQEDGTYHALECLPEVEPIDVHRLFFDLNWEKIENVRLDALFKKIAPATPSMLSEAIQNGADLDL; from the coding sequence ATGCTACCTTTGGAAAAAATACAGGAGATTATACAAGAGAGCAACTACATCAGTCGCGATTTAAGTTGGATACAATTTAATTACCGCGTTTTAGACCAAGCCAAAAAGGAAAGGCGCAGTCTTTTGGAGCGGCTCAAATTTATAGCGATAGCGGCTTCTAATTTAGACGAATTTTTTATGATTCGGGTCGGCAGTCTGTATAATTATTTGGACTACAACAAACAGCGCAACGATTTTTCAAACCTACGTGAGGAGCCTTTTCGCCAAACCCTTTACGCCCAATGTCAGGAATTTAAAGAAAATCTGTACGCTTATTTTATCGAAAACTTGGTGAGCAAGTTTGCCGATAGTGGCTTTTCTATCCTCACTACCTTAGAAGATTTGAGCGAGCAGGAGCGCGAAAAAGTGCGCGACTATTTCCATGCGACTATCTTTCCAATGCTTACCCCGATGGTCTATGACAACCATCATACCTTTCCGATACTGATGAACAAGATTTTGGTCTTGGGTATCGTAACCAAAGGACGCAACGAAAGCAGCAGCGAGGCAAACAATCGCAAAGCCTCCTTTGTGCAGATTCCGCAAAATCTGCCGCGTTTTTTCGAAATCGAGCGCAATTCGGGCGAAATCGTCTTTATTCCCATCGAGCTTATCATTCGCAATTATTTGGATATGATTTTTAGGAATGTGGAAATAAGTTCGGTAACGCTTTTTCGCATCACGCGCAATGGCGATTTTAGCTTAGAAGAAAACGACGATTTGGAAGTAGATGTTTTGCAGGAGCTAAAAAGCAAGCTCAAAACGCGCAAAACAGGGCGTGTGGTGCGCCTCGAAATCGAGCAGGGCAATTATTCCACTTGGCTTTTGCGCCTACTCAAATCGCGCTGGGATATAGATGATGCCAATATTTTCGAGATTCCCTACCTTTTAGACCTAACCTCGCTTTGGCAAATTGTCCGCAACAAAGACCTTAGTTCGGACATCAAGAAAATGCCCTCTGCCGTTGCACCGTTGGCACTTCAAATTCAGACCGAAGGCGATATTTTTCAGAAAATCAAACGCCGCGATTTGCTTTTGCATCATCCCTACAATAGCTTTGAGCCTGTTCTGCATCTTTTGGAAGAAGCCGCCGAAGACCCCGACGTATTGGCAATCAAAATCACGATTTACCGCTTGGCGAAAGACTCACGCATTACCAACGCGCTACTTCGTGCTGCCGAAAATGGTAAAAATGTGGCGGTTCTTTTTGAAGTAAAGGCACGTTTCGACGAGGAAAATAACATCAGAGAAGCCCAACGATTGCAACAGGCAGGCTGTTTTGTCATCTACGGCATTAGCAACGTCAAGACGCATACCAAATTGATGCTCATTGTGCGAAAGGAAAAGGATAGGGTCGTGCGCTACGTCCACATGTCGAGCGGCAACTACAACGAAGATACGGCGCGTCTTTATACCGACGTGAGTTTGCTTTCTACCAAAGAAATCTACGCCCAAGACATTTCCGAATTTTTCAATGCCATTACGGGTCATTCCGTACCCGAACAGTATCGCCAGCTTATTACTGCGCCCAATTTGATGCGTAAAAAGCTCATCAATCTTATCGAAAACGAAAAAAACAACGCCTTGCAGGGGCTACCCAGCGGTATTTGTATCAAAATCAATTCCCTACAAGACCAAGAATTTTGCGACGCACTTTACAGTGCTTCACAGGCAGGCGTACCCATCGAGCTTATCGTGCGTGGCGTGTGCTGCCTGCGCCCTAAGCGCAAGGGTTTGAGCGAAAATATTGCGGTGCGCTCTATCGTGGGCGACTTTTTAGAACACGCGCGTCTTTTTTATTTTCACAATGCAGGCGAGCCTTTGGTTTATGGTGGCAGTGCAGATGCCATGGTGCGAAGTTTTGATAGGCGCATCGAGTCGCTCTTTCAAATCATCGAGCCGCAAGCGCGTCAGGAGGCAATTAGCATTTTAGCCTATAATCTGATGGACAATCAAAATAGCTATTTGATGCAGGAAGATGGCACTTATCACGCCTTAGAATGTTTGCCCGAAGTAGAGCCGATTGATGTGCATCGCTTGTTTTTTGATTTGAATTGGGAAAAGATAGAAAATGTGCGCTTAGACGCACTCTTCAAAAAAATTGCCCCTGCCACGCCTTCCATGCTTTCCGAAGCGATACAGAACGGTGCAGATTTGGATTTGTAG